Proteins from a genomic interval of Cuculus canorus isolate bCucCan1 chromosome 17, bCucCan1.pri, whole genome shotgun sequence:
- the EWSR1 gene encoding RNA-binding protein EWS isoform X1 — MASTDYSTYSQAAAQQGYSAYAPQPAQGYAQTTQTYGQQSYGTYGQPTDVSYTQPQTTATYGQTAYATSYGQPPTGYSAPTAPPAYSQPVPGYGTAAYDTSTATVTTTQASYAAPSAYGTQPAYPAYGQQPAAPAPARPQDGSKPAETSQPPSSTTGYSQPSLGYGQSNYSYPQVPASYPMQPVSAPPSYPPTSYSSTQPSSYDQSTYSQQSTYGQPSSYGQQSSYGQQSSYGQQPPPTSYPPPTGSYSQASSQYSQQSSSYGQQSSFRQDHPSSMNVYGQESGGFSGPGESRNMSGPDNRGRGRGGYDRGGMSRGGRGGGRGGMGAGERGGFNKPGGHMEEGPDLDLGPPMDPDEDSDNSSVYVQGLNDNVTLEDLADFFKQCGAVKVNKRTGQPMINLYINKETGKPKGDATVSYDDPSTAKTAVEWFDGKDFQGSKLKVSLARKKGPMNSMRGGMPPREQRGMPPPLRGGPGGPGGPGGPGGPSGPMGRMGGRGGGDRGGFSSRGPRGSRGNPSGGSVQHRAGDWQCPNPGCGNQNFSWRTECNQCKAPKPEGFLPPPFPPPGGERGRGGPGGMRGGRGGGLMERGGPGGMFRGGRGGDRGGFRGGRGMDRGGYGGGGRRGGGGGGPGGPPGPLMEQMGGGGRGGRRGGPGKMDKGEHRQERRERPY, encoded by the exons aTTACAGTACCTATAGCcaagctgcagctcagcaggg CTACAGCGCGTACGCACCTCAGCCAGCGCAAGGATATGCACAGACCACCCAG ACGTACGGACAACAGAGTTATGGAACCTATGGACAACCTACCGACGTCAGCTACACGCAGCCCCAGACGACTGCAACCTACGGGCAGACCGCGTATGCGACCTCCTACGGGCAGCCTCCCACTG GCTACAGCGCACCGACCGCCCCGCCGGCGTACAGTCAGCCCGTCCCAGGGTATGGCACAGCCGCCTACGATACCAGCACCGCCACGGTGACCACCACCCAGGCCTCCTACGCCGCGCCCTCTGCCTACGGCACCCAGCCCGCCTACCCAGCCTatgggcagcagccagcagcgCCTGCTCCCGCCAG ACCCCAGGATGGCAGCAAACCAGCAGAGACCAGCCAGCCGCCATCAAGTACAACAGGCTACAGCCAGCCGAGCCTGGGGTACGGGCAGAGCAACTACAGCTACCCCCAGGTGCCCGCCAGCTACCCCATGCAGCCGGTCAGCGCGCCGCCCTCCTACCCTCCCACCAG CTATTCCTCCACACAGCCAAGCAGTTACGATCAGAGCACTTACTCCCAGCAGAGCACCTACGGGCAACCGAGCAGCTATGGCCAGCAGAGCAGCTACGGCCAGCAGAGCAGCTATGGGCAGCAGCCCCCGCCGACCAGTTACCCGCCACCGACTGGCTCCTACAGCCAGGCCTCCAGCCAGtacagccagcagagcagcagctacGGCCAGCAGA GCTCATTCCGTCAGGACCATCCTAGCAGCATGAACGTATACGGACAGGAATCTGGAGGCTTCTCAGGCCCAGGAGAGAGCCGGAATATGAGCGGCCCTGATAACCGGggcaggggaagagggggaTATGATCGCGGAGGCATGAGCAGAGGTGGGCGGGGAGGAGGACGCGGTGGAATGGG CGCTGGAGAGCGAGGTGGCTTCAATAAGCCTGGTG GACACATGGAAGAAGGACCGGACCTTGATTTAG GCCCTCCCATGGACCCGGATGAGGACTCAGACAACAGCTCCGTCTATGTGCAGGGACTCAATGATAATGTGACCCTCGAGGATCTTGCAGACTTCTTCAAGCAGTGCGGGGCTGTCAAG GTGAACAAGAGGACCGGGCAGCCTATGATCAACCTCTACATCAACAAGGAAACCGGCAAACCGAAAGGTGATGCCACTGTCTCCTATGATGACCCATCTACTGCCAAAACGGCTGTCGAATGGTTTGATG GGAAGGATTTCCAGGGGAGCAAACTCAAAGTCAGCCTGGCACGGAAGAAGGGCCCGATGAACAGCATGCGAGGTGGGATGCCACCCCGGGAGCAGCGGGGAATGCCTCCCCCACTCCGTGGAG GTCCGGGGGGACCCGGTGGCCCAGGGGGTCCCGGTGGCCCAAGCGGCCCCATGGGCCGGATGGGAGGCAGAGGTGGAGGAGACAGGGGTGGCTTCTCCTCGAGAGGACCGCGGGGATCCAGGGGAAACCCGTCCGGTGGGAGCGTCCAGCACCGAGCTGGCGACTGGCAGTGTCCCAATCC GGGCTGTGGGAACCAGAACTTCTCCTGGAGAACGGAGTGTAATCAATGCAAGGCTCCTAAGCCAGAAGGATTCCTTCcgcccccattcccccctccag gtGGTGAGCGTGGCCGAGGTGGCCCCGGAGGGATGCGCGGCGGGCGCGGAGGTGGCCTGATGGAGCGTGGGGGACCCGGCGGCATGTTCAGAGGTGGCCGTGGCGGAGACCGAGGCGGATTCAGAGGAGGCCGCGGTATGGATCGAGGGGGCTACGGAGGTGGTGGccggcgaggaggaggaggaggcggccctgggggtccccccGGCCCTCTGATGGAGCAgatgggaggaggaggcagaggcgGCCGGCGCGGAGGACCAGGAAAGATGGACAA GGGTGAGCACCGCCAGGAGCGCCGGGAACGGCCCTACTGA
- the EWSR1 gene encoding RNA-binding protein EWS isoform X2, which yields MASTDYSTYSQAAAQQGYSAYAPQPAQGYAQTTQTYGQQSYGTYGQPTDVSYTQPQTTATYGQTAYATSYGQPPTGYSAPTAPPAYSQPVPGYGTAAYDTSTATVTTTQASYAAPSAYGTQPAYPAYGQQPAAPAPARPQDGSKPAETSQPPSSTTGYSQPSLGYGQSNYSYPQVPASYPMQPVSAPPSYPPTSYSSTQPSSYDQSTYSQQSTYGQPSSYGQQSSYGQQSSYGQQPPPTSYPPPTGSYSQASSQYSQQSSSYGQQSSFRQDHPSSMNVYGQESGGFSGPGESRNMSGPDNRGRGRGGYDRGGMSRGGRGGGRGGMGSAGERGGFNKPGGHMEEGPDLDLGPPMDPDEDSDNSSVYVQGLNDNVTLEDLADFFKQCGAVKVNKRTGQPMINLYINKETGKPKGDATVSYDDPSTAKTAVEWFDGKDFQGSKLKVSLARKKGPMNSMRGGMPPREQRGMPPPLRGGPGGPGGPGGPGGPSGPMGRMGGRGGGDRGGFSSRGPRGSRGNPSGGSVQHRAGDWQCPNPGCGNQNFSWRTECNQCKAPKPEGFLPPPFPPPGGERGRGGPGGMRGGRGGGLMERGGPGGMFRGGRGGDRGGFRGGRGMDRGGYGGGGRRGGGGGGPGGPPGPLMEQMGGGGRGGRRGGPGKMDKGEHRQERRERPY from the exons aTTACAGTACCTATAGCcaagctgcagctcagcaggg CTACAGCGCGTACGCACCTCAGCCAGCGCAAGGATATGCACAGACCACCCAG ACGTACGGACAACAGAGTTATGGAACCTATGGACAACCTACCGACGTCAGCTACACGCAGCCCCAGACGACTGCAACCTACGGGCAGACCGCGTATGCGACCTCCTACGGGCAGCCTCCCACTG GCTACAGCGCACCGACCGCCCCGCCGGCGTACAGTCAGCCCGTCCCAGGGTATGGCACAGCCGCCTACGATACCAGCACCGCCACGGTGACCACCACCCAGGCCTCCTACGCCGCGCCCTCTGCCTACGGCACCCAGCCCGCCTACCCAGCCTatgggcagcagccagcagcgCCTGCTCCCGCCAG ACCCCAGGATGGCAGCAAACCAGCAGAGACCAGCCAGCCGCCATCAAGTACAACAGGCTACAGCCAGCCGAGCCTGGGGTACGGGCAGAGCAACTACAGCTACCCCCAGGTGCCCGCCAGCTACCCCATGCAGCCGGTCAGCGCGCCGCCCTCCTACCCTCCCACCAG CTATTCCTCCACACAGCCAAGCAGTTACGATCAGAGCACTTACTCCCAGCAGAGCACCTACGGGCAACCGAGCAGCTATGGCCAGCAGAGCAGCTACGGCCAGCAGAGCAGCTATGGGCAGCAGCCCCCGCCGACCAGTTACCCGCCACCGACTGGCTCCTACAGCCAGGCCTCCAGCCAGtacagccagcagagcagcagctacGGCCAGCAGA GCTCATTCCGTCAGGACCATCCTAGCAGCATGAACGTATACGGACAGGAATCTGGAGGCTTCTCAGGCCCAGGAGAGAGCCGGAATATGAGCGGCCCTGATAACCGGggcaggggaagagggggaTATGATCGCGGAGGCATGAGCAGAGGTGGGCGGGGAGGAGGACGCGGTGGAATGGG CAGCGCTGGAGAGCGAGGTGGCTTCAATAAGCCTGGTG GACACATGGAAGAAGGACCGGACCTTGATTTAG GCCCTCCCATGGACCCGGATGAGGACTCAGACAACAGCTCCGTCTATGTGCAGGGACTCAATGATAATGTGACCCTCGAGGATCTTGCAGACTTCTTCAAGCAGTGCGGGGCTGTCAAG GTGAACAAGAGGACCGGGCAGCCTATGATCAACCTCTACATCAACAAGGAAACCGGCAAACCGAAAGGTGATGCCACTGTCTCCTATGATGACCCATCTACTGCCAAAACGGCTGTCGAATGGTTTGATG GGAAGGATTTCCAGGGGAGCAAACTCAAAGTCAGCCTGGCACGGAAGAAGGGCCCGATGAACAGCATGCGAGGTGGGATGCCACCCCGGGAGCAGCGGGGAATGCCTCCCCCACTCCGTGGAG GTCCGGGGGGACCCGGTGGCCCAGGGGGTCCCGGTGGCCCAAGCGGCCCCATGGGCCGGATGGGAGGCAGAGGTGGAGGAGACAGGGGTGGCTTCTCCTCGAGAGGACCGCGGGGATCCAGGGGAAACCCGTCCGGTGGGAGCGTCCAGCACCGAGCTGGCGACTGGCAGTGTCCCAATCC GGGCTGTGGGAACCAGAACTTCTCCTGGAGAACGGAGTGTAATCAATGCAAGGCTCCTAAGCCAGAAGGATTCCTTCcgcccccattcccccctccag gtGGTGAGCGTGGCCGAGGTGGCCCCGGAGGGATGCGCGGCGGGCGCGGAGGTGGCCTGATGGAGCGTGGGGGACCCGGCGGCATGTTCAGAGGTGGCCGTGGCGGAGACCGAGGCGGATTCAGAGGAGGCCGCGGTATGGATCGAGGGGGCTACGGAGGTGGTGGccggcgaggaggaggaggaggcggccctgggggtccccccGGCCCTCTGATGGAGCAgatgggaggaggaggcagaggcgGCCGGCGCGGAGGACCAGGAAAGATGGACAA GGGTGAGCACCGCCAGGAGCGCCGGGAACGGCCCTACTGA
- the EWSR1 gene encoding RNA-binding protein EWS isoform X3: protein MASTDYSTYSQAAAQQGYSAYAPQPAQGYAQTTQTYGQQSYGTYGQPTDVSYTQPQTTATYGQTAYATSYGQPPTGYSAPTAPPAYSQPVPGYGTAAYDTSTATVTTTQASYAAPSAYGTQPAYPAYGQQPAAPAPARPQDGSKPAETSQPPSSTTGYSQPSLGYGQSNYSYPQVPASYPMQPVSAPPSYPPTSYSSTQPSSYDQSTYSQQSTYGQPSSYGQQSSYGQQSSYGQQPPPTSYPPPTGSYSQASSQYSQQSSSYGQQSSFRQDHPSSMNVYGQESGGFSGPGESRNMSGPDNRGRGRGGYDRGGMSRGGRGGGRGGMGLQSESLVYTSILKKYPYSVLSRQHNEKWD from the exons aTTACAGTACCTATAGCcaagctgcagctcagcaggg CTACAGCGCGTACGCACCTCAGCCAGCGCAAGGATATGCACAGACCACCCAG ACGTACGGACAACAGAGTTATGGAACCTATGGACAACCTACCGACGTCAGCTACACGCAGCCCCAGACGACTGCAACCTACGGGCAGACCGCGTATGCGACCTCCTACGGGCAGCCTCCCACTG GCTACAGCGCACCGACCGCCCCGCCGGCGTACAGTCAGCCCGTCCCAGGGTATGGCACAGCCGCCTACGATACCAGCACCGCCACGGTGACCACCACCCAGGCCTCCTACGCCGCGCCCTCTGCCTACGGCACCCAGCCCGCCTACCCAGCCTatgggcagcagccagcagcgCCTGCTCCCGCCAG ACCCCAGGATGGCAGCAAACCAGCAGAGACCAGCCAGCCGCCATCAAGTACAACAGGCTACAGCCAGCCGAGCCTGGGGTACGGGCAGAGCAACTACAGCTACCCCCAGGTGCCCGCCAGCTACCCCATGCAGCCGGTCAGCGCGCCGCCCTCCTACCCTCCCACCAG CTATTCCTCCACACAGCCAAGCAGTTACGATCAGAGCACTTACTCCCAGCAGAGCACCTACGGGCAACCGAGCAGCTATGGCCAGCAGAGCAGCTACGGCCAGCAGAGCAGCTATGGGCAGCAGCCCCCGCCGACCAGTTACCCGCCACCGACTGGCTCCTACAGCCAGGCCTCCAGCCAGtacagccagcagagcagcagctacGGCCAGCAGA GCTCATTCCGTCAGGACCATCCTAGCAGCATGAACGTATACGGACAGGAATCTGGAGGCTTCTCAGGCCCAGGAGAGAGCCGGAATATGAGCGGCCCTGATAACCGGggcaggggaagagggggaTATGATCGCGGAGGCATGAGCAGAGGTGGGCGGGGAGGAGGACGCGGTGGAATGGG GTTACAAAGTGAGAGCCTTGTATACACTTCAATACTTAAAAAGTACCCGTACTCAGTACTCAGCCGGCAGCATAATGAAAAGTGGGACTAG